The proteins below come from a single Sorghum bicolor cultivar BTx623 chromosome 4, Sorghum_bicolor_NCBIv3, whole genome shotgun sequence genomic window:
- the LOC8082690 gene encoding dehydration-responsive element-binding protein 1I, whose amino-acid sequence MSSSPETEAASSSSSSSSSRKFKGVRKRKWGKWVSEIRLPNSRERIWLGSYDAPDKAARAFDAAFVCLRGRGAAGADLNFPDSPPPCRAGGCSSDPREVQAAALSHANRAAVTAQQAAAALIMDADADIGGGCGSAPPWDYYYSVAHDAGGGVVLGGGAATSAAEVVAPVRADGSIDWRPVMAHPPPLFSPTGWGSNAYDFLQVPPPAAAVVDEDMDDGIHGASASLWSFDSRDSYFRY is encoded by the coding sequence ATGTCGTCGTCGCCGGAGACGGAGGccgcgagcagcagcagcagcagcagcagcagcaggaagtTCAAGGGCGTGCGGAAGCGCAAGTGGGGCAAGTGGGTGTCGGAGATCCGGCTGCCCAACAGCCGCGAGCGCATCTGGCTGGGCTCCTACGACGCCCCCGACAAGGCCGCGCGTGCCTTCGACGCCGCCTTCGTCTGCCTCCGCGGCCGGGGCGCCGCGGGCGCGGACCTCAACTTCCCGgactcgccgccgccgtgccggGCCGGAGGGTGCAGCAGCGACCCGCGGGAGGTGCAGGCGGCCGCGCTCTCCCACGCCAACCGCGCCGCCGTCACGGCCCAGCAGGCGGCCGCGGCGCTCATCatggacgccgacgccgacatcGGTGGCGGCTGCGGCTCGGCGCCGCCGTGGGACTATTACTACTCCGTGGCGCACGACGCGGGCGGCGGCGTCGTCCTTGGTGGTGGCGCCGCTACCAGCGCGGCCGAGGTGGTGGCGCCCGTGCGCGCCGACGGGAGCATCGACTGGCGGCCCGTCATGGCGCACCCGCCGCCGCTCTTCTCCCCTACCGGCTGGGGCAGCAATGCGTACGACTTCCTGCAGGTGCCGCCACCGGCGGCGGCTGTGGTAGACGAGGACATGGATGACGGCATCCATGGCGCGAGCGCTTCTCTCTGGAGCTTCGACTCGAGAGACTCCTACTTCAGATACTAA